DNA sequence from the Tachysurus fulvidraco isolate hzauxx_2018 chromosome 1, HZAU_PFXX_2.0, whole genome shotgun sequence genome:
tgtgtgtttccgttCTGAAGAGAACAAAGGTCCCGATTTTGCTCCCGTAGACACTCCaggtcctcacacacacacacacatacacacacacacacacacacacacacacacacacacatagttgaGATTAATtgcatacacacaataactctGTTGTAAatagacacagaaacagagacaaacagcctgaatgcacacacacttacacacagatacacacacagcacagactcaCTGGGTCTTTTGTTTGGTCCTGTTTCTCCAAATATTCTTCTTCAGCCTCactgtttaaataaagatttgtaTGTGTGATAAGTATtataagttaaataaagatgtgtgtgtgtgtgtgtgtgtgtgtgtaccgctCTTCACAAGACTTGCTAATGGTGCATGCGATAGGCTGATCAGGCACCAGTTCATACAGATCCTCATTAAACagcagctagagagagagagagagagagagagagagagagagagagagagagagagagagagagagagagagagagaatcttcatttgaggtgtgtgtgtgtgtgtgtgtgtttgagtgtgtgtatctgtgtgtgttacctgtgtctGGAACTCCGGAGGCAGCAGGGGTGTACAGTGGATTCTGTAAACATCTCCTCTGATTCCCAGCAGCAGCTCTCCACCCCGTCCACTGAACTGCACACACTCTGGCTCAGCGTTCAGTTCCAGAgccctggaacacacacacattatgtataTGAGCctaacacacaccttcacacacatacacacactgacacacacacgccagtTCTGACCTGAGCAGGCGGTTCTCCTCATCCCAGAGGCGCAGTGTACCATCCAGACTACACGATGCAAACACACGCAGattcggacacacacacagacctgcgcgcacacacacacacacacacacacacacacacacacacacacacacagtcctaaTTGTTTGGCTTAATAATAAATTGCAGAAGTTAcaatgtgtgtctatatgtgtgtatatatgtgtgtgtacctgtgatCGCACTGAAGTGGTCGTGCTCAGGTGGATGgtcagagcgtgtgtgtgtgtgcaggtcgATCTGCACCAGGCTGTAGGTGGCACTGTGCTGCTGTTGAATGCCGATGGCCAGCAGGGAGTCGAGcagcgacacacacactggagtgtGAGCACAAAACACACGCGTCTGCACACTCAAACAGTCCTCCGTGTATGGAAACACTCTCCACAGCAGCACAGAGTTATCTTCACCTACAGGAAGGACACAAGCCTTCCTCGTCATtaccatcatcataatcatcatcaacataatcatcatcatcatcctcatgaTCATCTttatcatgatcatcatcatcatgatcatcatcatcctcatgatcatcatcatcgccGTCGTCGTTGtcgtcatcaccatcatcatcgcAATCATTGTCATCAACATCACCATCATAGTTACCATGATCGCCTTCATCACCATCAAGATCTCCAACATAGACTTACAAACTCTATTGTTATTACACaatcttcctgtgtgtgtgtgtgtgtgtgtgtgtgtgtgtgtgtgtgtgtgtgtgtgtgtgtgtgtgtgtgtgtgtgtgtgtgtgtgtgtgtgtaccggcAGTAAGAAGGCAGTTAGAGTCCGGGTATGCCTGTATGCTGGTGATGTTTTGCCCATTATGGGCGGAGACTTTGTATTGAACATGCCCGGAATGCATCTGCAACACACTGACATGCCCAGTATGAAGACCAAGCATGACCAgaaacctgaaacacacacacactttgtaagAGAGAACAAAACCAACTGGAGGTGAAATAAGCCCTTcaaaagtgaacacacacacacacacacacacacacacacacacacacacacacacacacacacacacacacacacacacacctgttcttgCCCTGATCCAGCTGTTTTCTAGCCCTTggtttctctcctctctcctgctGCAGTTCCATCCACTCCTCCAGTGCTGTTTCTTCATCAGCTATGTGACTATACAGTGCCATGCAGCATGCGTCACCCCACCCACTTTCCCCATTGGTCCACGTTTCGAGCTGAGTCATTGGATTGGTCAGTGTGCTGGCTTTGATCACCGCCCCTTCATCAGTCAGTACCATCATCATTTCTTTGTAAAGGCAGTAATCAGCACACTTGACTTTCCCTTCGGCCCGGAACACCGTTAACACTGCCCCTGTCCCTGCAGCCATGAGCATGACATCACTGTCACCACGGACACACACTGTGCGAACAGGGTAGTTTGGGCCAGAGGGCTTGGCTAGTATTTGACAGACAGGACTGAGGGCTGAGTCTCCACCAAGCTTGCAGTGAAGCTCATAGAGGCTGTTGAAGGTCCAGAAATCGATGCCAGCTTTGGAAAAAGAGCAGAAGGTGGATGTGGAGCTGGGACCACCTACTGAAAGGGGTGGAGCAGAACGAGTGGGCGGAGTCACAGTCTTCATCTGGTCACCCGTCTGTAGATTCCAGTAGCGCAGTGTTGAGTCAAGGGAGGAGGAAAGCAGCAGACCAGACATTGGACACAACAGCAAGGACGTGACTGCAGCtagaaacataaacacacacaatgtgagtCTTATTTATTTCATGCTTTGTATCTCTGCATGAATTTACTTGACAGCAACACATAAGTGACTGTAGGGCAGTATGAGACTCCTGCAGTCATCCTCAGTGTTGTTCTCACACACCTGTGTGACCAACAAATGACATGAGAAGCTCCCATTCTGACCCCCACACCCGTATGCTTGCATCTTTGGATGCAGTGACCACGACGTCCTGCAGGGGGCAGTACACCAATGCTGTGATCTcactgaacacagagacaaagcaCAATACATTGTACTCTTCAGTATAAAGTGTATCacgacacgcacacacacatacacgcataccgTTGATGGAGTTTGGTTTTGTACTCTAGCACGCATCCCGCCCTCAGATCCACAACAGTCACTGATCTCCCGCACACAGCCAGAGCTAGAGGAGCTTTCTGAGCTGCAGCAGGTACCAGAGCCAGCTGTGTGAACACACAGTTCCTCTCGAAGCCATCCACCACTCGCACACGACACACCATGTGACtcagtccccacacacacacgttcccggCCCCAGCAGTGACCAGCTCCCGAGACCCCTCTAACatctaaagagagagagaaagaaagagagagagagatatacttTATACTTCTCTTAAAAATCTGAAACCTACTGTGTTGTAACACATGTCAGTCACACACCTGACACACTCTGATGTCCAGGGTCTCACGTGCGTGACTAAGTGGTGTTAACTCCATGTCCAGCAGCGTCAGGGTCTCACCAGGTCCCCACCCCACCAGCCTGCCCGTGATCTGGGTGAAGTAGACACCCTCATAGGGCACAGTGGAGCGGGCGTAAGGTTCTCTCAGGTACCCGTCTGCTGTGTAGAACCTGACACGTCCACCCCGGTGGAGACTCAAGAAGCCGTCTTCTTCTACACCACATGACATAAGAGTCACTTCCTCTTCACAGTGGATGTGGGAGACGTGCTGCAGGCCGTGGGTGAGGATGTGGGGACTGATGTGTGAGTGCACCATCTGAGAGAAGGAAACTGTTTTAcaaacatctgtctgtctaaccttctgtctgtctgtctaaccttctgtctgtctgtctaaccttctgtctgtctaaccttctgtctgtctaaccttctgtctgtctgtctaaccttctgtctgtctgtctaaccttctgtctgtctgtctaaccttctgtctgtctaaccttctgtctgtctgtctaaccttctgtctgtctgtctaaccttctgtctgtctaaccttctgtctgtctgtctaaccttctgtctgtctgtctaaccttctgtctgtctaaccttctgtctgtctaaccttctgtctgtctgtctaaccttctgtctgtctaaccttctgtctgtctgtctaaccttctgtctgtctgtctaaccctctgtctgtctgtctgtctaaccttCTGACTGTCtaaccttctgtctgtctgtctaaccttCTGACTGCCtctctaaccttctgtctgtctaaccttctgtctgtctgtctaaccttctgtctgtctgtctaaccctctgtctgtctgtctgtctaaccttctgtctgtctaaccttctgtctgtctgtctaaccttCTGACTGCCtctctaaccttctgtctgtctatctaaccttcagtctgtctgtttttctctgtctgtctctgttcttgtcagcctatctatctatctatctatctatctatctatctatctatctatctatctatctatctatctatctatctatctatctatctatgtgtctgttgtctgtctgtctgtctgtctgaagtGGGTTAATTGGCACCATCTCACCTTCTCCAATCTGCtaacagatgaataaatgaaagtaaaaagatTTTATCCGTGTGTATTCTCCATGCTGTTAAACTTCACTCTGAGTTTAAATCTCTGTCTTGGTTTCCATGGCTACAGTCATGTACAGTCAATTTAATCCGATCCGACCAGTTTTTACAACCTCGTCCGACTGCGTCCTCGTTGTTATGATACAAAGACGCACGGAAAGGGGCGTGGTTTACTGAAAGCTCCTCATTGTCCATCAAAGCATTAATCTTTGCACTTTACACTTATTATTGCTCGCCATCCATAGAGTGTAGGATATGTCTGGAAATAGCTCCCCCTGCTGGGGTTATTGCTTTATTTCATCTGCTCTACATCCTTCAgcttgtgtgattgtgtttgtatatgtgtgtgtgtgtgtgtgtgtgtgtgtgtgtgtgtgtgtgtgtgtgagacctggTGAAATGCAGTGAAAACCATGAAAAAGTACACTGTCTTTTACCTCTGAGGTATAAAAGTGTTCGtttttctgaaaagaaaaaaaaacttgatttaCTACCACAGTCATTTAAATAGCTGGATAAACTTAAAATTAAGAAtaacataaatgaacaaaagctgttagtgtttttgtgtttgtgtgtgtgtgtgtgtgtgtgtgtgtgtgtgtgtgtgtgtgtgtgtgtgtgtgagagagagagagagagatagagagagagcctgtgtgtgtgtgtgcttgctaaagcatctgtttagttttgtccacattaagagaaaggttgttggctctacaccaggcagttagttgttgcacctcctccctgtatgctgactcgtcgttcttgttgatgagacccaccacggtcgtgtcatcggcgaacttaataatataatatgtgcATTGCTGTACAGTCGTGattcagcagagtgaacagcagtggactgagcatgcagccttgaggagctccaatgtttagtgtggtggtgctggagatgcagcACCAGATATAATGTTTACAAACAGTAAGATAACCTTTTAGTCATTTCAGTGCTTGTTCTGGAGATCTGAGGCTTTTTTTCAGTAATTATAAAAAACATGcagtctctgtctttttctcatcCACCCTGTGTTCAGACCCACTAAAGACCGTAATCAACTCAACATAtggattatatattttatacatatacatgaaTAGGTACGGATTTCTCAGGAATTCGTATTTCgagtttgtttttggttttttttccactttcgCACTGGAACTGTATTTTGTGTACCTTCTCACTGACGAAGGAGGCTCAAAAAGCATTCATTCTTAAGTAAGTGTATTAAAGACAGCTAGCTTACAGCATCAGGAAAATACCCTCACTGTTCACTTTATTAGGAGCACATTCATGATAGCAGTACAATGCAATGCAGGTTTAGTCCCAgctgtgagtgtttgtgctctTCACAGAGACTTAAATGGGAAAGCTTTTCTCACAAATCCAAAATAAACTGCCATGGCATGAATGATCATTCCATGTGTTTGAGCTATCTGTTACAGGCCTTCCATCAGGAACAGTACCAATCTCAACACAGTCTTCATCTCCATTTAAATTATTGGGCTCTCGACTCCACCAGTAgctgaaaacacacatgcagacgATCAGCATATCTAGAGCTTCCTATTAAAGGCGAATTCTAAGCAGATCAGTAAAGGAGATCTTACCTAGTGGTCAGTGATGTATTGTCCACCCATTTCCACGTGCCCTCAGTGACTTGGTCTCCCAAACCAATCCATGCGCTCTTTCCACTTCTTAACACATTAATGAAATCCTGTTAAGATGGATTCATAATGTGCAAATTAACATTTAGGACTTATTAAAATCGAAACCAAAGAAAACGGTTTTATAAATATGGGATCAATACGAGGTGTTATTGATCAGTTTTACTCGCCTGTTCTTCTTTGCTTTCGATGATCACCAGGTCTGCTCCGTCTTTTATACATTCAGCTCTGCTGTCAGACCAGTTCTTCCTCTCAGCAGACACGTAGTAAAAGCTGGACATGAATAAGTCCCACCTTGGCTTCTTGAGCTCTTCAGCTGTTCACAGAATATGACGTGATGAACGTCTAGGCAAGGTTTAccaataaaaacattacatgGAAAAGTGAAGCTTTTAGAAATGCTATATAAAATCCTTAAAACCAAATACTGGCAGACCAGCTAGCATCAGTCTCACTACTGTGTAAGGGGTCATCCCTTCGTTCCCAGGGTCCTAGGTTCCCAGATTTATATAGCACATAATGAATACATGGTTAAAACAAACCGGATTAAATTAGATACATGTCACAGTGTCAACAGGGTTAGATTCAAACCATTCTAGGCGTGTTTTGTATTGAGAGCCAGTGCTggggaacagaaaaaaatgttcttaCAGTATCCCATTGTCACgaggtgacacggtgagacaaaggcgagtgaggatccaaatgcagttttaaaggtttttactaaacaagacacaaacaaacaggcaggcaacgcggaacaaacaggaaacgggaacatggacatgcacacaccaacaccaaaaacgaccaacaacattgaagtgaacagacagagtatatatggagaacgagaaccaatcacaaaacagagacagacaaggactaagacaaaacacctggggaagagaatgaatgtaattagtgtccatggtaacagataggtgggcggggtcaacaattaacatcagggagagacggcagacagaaacaaggggaaaacacagacagacacattacagagcccccccctacgagcggcttccagacgctcccaagtccacaaaacccagttcaggcgggtggagcgaaggcgcaaccagggtgggagggtgggTCGGGTTCGtatagtggtggcgcccgccgagcaggaggccggggttgcgccggcagagccggaggccggggttgcgccggcagagccggaggccagggcggcgccggcagagccggaggccagggcggcgccggcagagccggaggccagggcggcgccggcagagcaggaggccagggcggcgccggcagagcaggaggccagggcggcgccggcagagcaggaggccagggcggcgccggcagagcaggaggccagggcggcgccggcagagcaggaggccagggcggcgccggcagagcaggaggccagggcggcgccggaggcagagccagagaccagagcaggaccggagaccagggtggtgctggaggcggagccagagaccagagcaggaccggagaccagggcggtgctggaggcggagccggaggccagagcaggaccagagaccagggtggtgctggaggcggagccagagaccagagcaggaccggagaccagggtggtgctggaggcggagccagagaccagagcaggaccggggaccagggtggtgctggaggcggagccagagatcggaacggagttggcagccagggtggtgctttgggcctatgaacagggacaggaggtagaagggctggcaagtccagcgaagcaaaacacaggaaaacagaaacatgcataggttcatgccaggcagagagttcaggtagtttgggtgtcatgatggcgtcctctgactcagtcatttcggtcgacccggccgattcggctggttccgtcagctcggccggttccgtcgacccggtcggttcggcaggttccttcggcccggtcggttccgtcgacccggacggttctgcaggttccttcgacccggtcggttccgtcgacccggtcggtccggtcggtccggcaggttccatcgacccggcaggttccgtcgacccggtcggttccgtcgacccggtcggttcggcaggttccatcgacccggtcggttccggcgacccggtcggtccggcaggttccgtcgacccggtcggttcggcaggttctgtcgacccggtcggttccgtcgacccggtcggttccatcgacctggtcggttccgtcgacccggtcggctcggcaggttcggcaggttccatcgacccggtcggttccgtcgacccggtcggttcggcaggttccgtcgaccctgcaggttccgtcgacccggtcagttcggcaggttctgtcgaccctgtcggttccgtcgacccggtcggtccggtcggtccggcaggttccatcgacccggcaggttccgtcgacccggcaggttccgtcgaccgggtcggttcggcaggttccatcgacccggtcggttccggcgacccggtcggtccggcaggttccgtcgacccggtcggtccggtcggtccggcaggttccatcgacccggcaggttccgtcgacccggtcggttccggcgacccggctggttccggcaacccggctggtccagctggcggcttagggatgccggccgcccgagccgacctcatcggggtatccgccagtttggagaccagccggttagcacggacctcagccgagctcgccggtacggtagccatgggaactggctcaatcacggatgtgcacgggactggtctgggcggaggcactgtggagcattcgggcgtccgtggctgattccactctgtggcccacggatcccgatgcttgctgcccccccccaaaaaatacttacggccggcttccgtctctacagtgttcacgctcagcgtggacccgtccaggagcaacgccaagttgacgaactccgagaatgtctttatttctctggtagacggcatcaaataccgcaggatctcccttagtccgtgcttaaaaatgtctttgagcgccttctcatcgaaattgacctcgctgcacaggtccaagaatacctccgtgtactcctcaactggggcgtcctcctgacgtaggcaaaacaggagttctgctggatccattggtggttggtcgttctgtcacgaggtgacacggtgaaacaaaggcgagtgaggatccaaatgcagttttaaaggtttttactaaacaagacacaaacaaacaggcaggcaacgcggaacaaacaggaaacgggaacatggacatgcacacaccaacaccaaaaacgaccaacaacattgaagtgaacagacagagtatatatggagaacgagaaccaatcacaaaacagagacagacaaggactaagacaaaacacctggggaagagaatgaatgtaattagtgtccatggtaacagataggtgggcggggtcaacaattaacatcagggagagacggcagacagaaacaaggggaaaacacagacagacacattacacccATGGCATAATAAGGGAATACATAGTTGGGAAGATGTTTTTCAGGTGCTCATTATGTTCTATATGGAGCTGGGGACCTTTAAACGTGTGTAAATTATGTGCCATATAATCTCAAGGGAAACTAGGACCCTGGGATGatgggtctgtgtgtgatgtgttcatTTTGTGCCACATTACACTGGGGAACATAGGACCTGGGGAACATTAATACCCCAACTATGTGGAGCCCCTTTGGTCAAGTTTTCTATATAAGTTAGCACACATTAAGATAAGgattagattttgtttttcaaatcaATTAGCCAGGTTCAGACAAACAGACGGACCAACAGacagttagatagatagatagatagatagatagatagatagatagatagatagatagatagataactcTAGCAAGTGATTTTCCTCATGCACCATGATAAGCAATGGATAATTGTATATGCATGTACATTTCAAAGGTGTAACTGGTTTTTGtcagtgaaaaaaattaaaagataaaaaaataaataaataaataacaatgacCAATTTTGGAAAGCTTCTCCTGGAGTTTGTCTTTCTCCATCCGTAGCTGAGCAGACCCTGTGTCATTGCCGCAGTTCGGCGGTAGCAGCTCAGAGGTAACTGTGTATTCAacaaaagcatcacaaaagGGAATTAGGATAGAACCTGCTTCACAAGACTGACACAAGCATGCCACATCACCAGTAAATCTACTGTAGTGTTATCCTTATGAGAAGTACAAGATGATCCAGTCTGTCACATAAGTATTGACCCTCCCTTGAACCTTTCTATATTTTGTACAGGAGAGGAAAAACTAATCACACACCATCTAGTTTCTGTTATCCTTGCACAAGAACGAAATTACACAAGACCATCCACGGCAAAGAGGATGTGGGGGGATGAGGGGGGACGAGGGGAGTGAATACTTACGCACACaacttttaaatataaatcatattgGACAGATCTCAGCTCGTATTGTGAGCTAGGTAGCTGATTATGCTCATATACACTAGTTCCCCATTTGTCCTATGACCAATGTTATGAAACAATACACAAGATGGTAATAAACAATCtggtacattttttattttatggtgCAACTGAATTATTTTTACGTTATAGCAAAAGACATCTGTCACACTTGAACATGGGCAAAAAGgcatagatttctttttttaacaatatttacaattattattgttatatacaACAACTTACAGTACAGCCTCAGGACAATGTTGAGGCTCGCCTGAACGATAATCATCAGACCGACGCACACTCCAGCCAGTCTGTAAGCTCCTACTGTAAAATTCAAAACCTCCGTATATTTGTATCATgatttttaaagtaataaagCCTTCATGTTACAGCATAGCCAATCATTTATCTAAAGGATTTcaggtcaatttttttttttttttttttttttgtcatttacacatttatcatcacttacattatagcaggtGTAAAGAGTTGTTAC
Encoded proteins:
- the LOC113642168 gene encoding CD209 antigen-like protein 2 isoform X2 → MAVNLEMSTQFEAPNYLNVGKPKKMSPSPARNTQYGVTSELLPPNCGNDTGSAQLRMEKDKLQEKLSKIAEELKKPRWDLFMSSFYYVSAERKNWSDSRAECIKDGADLVIIESKEEQDFINVLRSGKSAWIGLGDQVTEGTWKWVDNTSLTTSYWWSREPNNLNGDEDCVEIGTVPDGRPVTDSSNTWNDHSCHGSLFWICEKSFPI
- the LOC113642168 gene encoding CD209 antigen-like protein 2 isoform X3, whose translation is MAVNLEMSTQFEAPNYLNVGKPKKMSPSPARNTQYGVGAYRLAGVCVGLMIIVQASLNIVLRLYFTSELLPPNCGNDTGSAQLRMEKDKLQEKLSKIAEELKKPRWDLFMSSFYYVSAERKNWSDSRAECIKDGADLVIIESKEEQKWKERMDWFGRPSH
- the LOC113642168 gene encoding CD209 antigen-like protein 2 isoform X1 codes for the protein MAVNLEMSTQFEAPNYLNVGKPKKMSPSPARNTQYGVGAYRLAGVCVGLMIIVQASLNIVLRLYFTSELLPPNCGNDTGSAQLRMEKDKLQEKLSKIAEELKKPRWDLFMSSFYYVSAERKNWSDSRAECIKDGADLVIIESKEEQDFINVLRSGKSAWIGLGDQVTEGTWKWVDNTSLTTSYWWSREPNNLNGDEDCVEIGTVPDGRPVTDSSNTWNDHSCHGSLFWICEKSFPI